From one Bacillota bacterium genomic stretch:
- the rsmD gene encoding 16S rRNA (guanine(966)-N(2))-methyltransferase RsmD, whose translation MRIVAGEWRGRRLARPAPATRPTSERVREAVFDLLEARRPPAAAVLDLFAGTGALALEALSRGAGRAVLVEGDAAAARVVRRNIALCGAEGRARLLAMDWRRALDRLEREGERFGLVFLDPPYGRGLLEEALRRLDGEGAAPLLEPGALLVAERARGEELPQGVGSFIRLDERRYGETVVAILTRG comes from the coding sequence ATGCGGATCGTCGCGGGCGAGTGGCGAGGCCGTCGTCTGGCCCGCCCGGCGCCGGCCACGCGGCCGACTTCGGAGCGGGTGCGCGAGGCCGTCTTCGACCTGCTCGAGGCGCGGCGTCCGCCGGCGGCGGCCGTCCTCGACCTCTTCGCGGGCACCGGCGCCCTGGCGCTGGAGGCTCTCAGCCGCGGAGCCGGGCGGGCCGTTCTGGTGGAGGGCGACGCGGCCGCCGCCCGCGTGGTGCGGCGCAACATCGCCCTCTGCGGGGCGGAGGGGCGGGCCCGCCTGCTGGCCATGGACTGGCGCCGGGCGCTGGACCGCCTGGAGCGGGAGGGCGAGCGCTTCGGCCTGGTCTTTCTCGATCCGCCCTACGGGCGCGGTCTCCTGGAGGAAGCCCTGCGCCGGCTGGACGGGGAGGGCGCGGCGCCTTTGCTCGAGCCCGGTGCGCTGCTGGTGGCGGAGCGGGCGCGAGGGGAGGAGTTGCCCCAAGGGGTCGGAAGCTTTATTCGGTTGGACGAACGACGATATGGCGAGACGGTGGTGGCGATCCTGACCCGCGGCTGA
- the coaD gene encoding pantetheine-phosphate adenylyltransferase, translating into MPKALCPGSFDPLTYGHLDVIERAARVFEQVYVTIFQNDAKAPLFTVEERLEMCREAVAHLPNVTVDAYHGLLVEYARKQGVGIVVKGLRAVSDFEYEFQMAQMNRRLDAELETFFIIARPEHAYLSSSIVKTIARFGGSVSGLVPPHVESRLLGKFGRSV; encoded by the coding sequence ATGCCCAAGGCGCTCTGCCCCGGAAGCTTCGACCCGCTGACCTACGGGCACCTCGACGTGATCGAGCGCGCCGCCCGGGTCTTCGAACAGGTTTACGTCACCATCTTCCAGAACGACGCCAAGGCGCCGCTCTTCACCGTGGAAGAGCGGCTGGAGATGTGCCGGGAGGCGGTGGCCCACCTCCCCAACGTGACGGTTGACGCCTACCACGGCCTTCTGGTGGAGTATGCCAGGAAGCAGGGCGTCGGCATCGTGGTCAAGGGGCTTCGCGCCGTCTCCGACTTCGAATACGAGTTCCAGATGGCCCAGATGAACCGCCGACTAGACGCAGAACTGGAGACCTTCTTCATCATCGCCCGTCCCGAGCACGCCTACCTGAGCTCGAGCATCGTCAAGACCATCGCCCGCTTCGGAGGTTCGGTCAGCGGCCTGGTGCCGCCCCACGTGGAGAGCCGGCTGCTGGGCAAATTCGGAAGGAGCGTCTGA
- a CDS encoding twin-arginine translocase TatA/TatE family subunit — protein sequence MDLITPWHLLVILIIALIVFGPRRLPELGRSLGDAIREFRSATSNAINAAGEASRPAATEKGAGQEKGGEAAGTHERQGADEAAGPAKES from the coding sequence TTGGATCTCATCACCCCTTGGCACCTACTGGTCATTCTGATCATCGCCCTGATCGTCTTCGGACCGCGGCGGCTGCCCGAGCTGGGCCGCTCGCTGGGTGACGCCATCCGCGAGTTCCGCAGCGCCACCAGCAACGCCATCAACGCCGCCGGCGAGGCGTCGCGGCCCGCCGCAACAGAGAAGGGCGCCGGCCAGGAGAAGGGCGGCGAGGCGGCCGGCACGCACGAGCGGCAGGGCGCGGACGAGGCCGCCGGGCCGGCGAAGGAGTCCTAG